The following proteins come from a genomic window of Nicotiana tomentosiformis chromosome 12, ASM39032v3, whole genome shotgun sequence:
- the LOC138902178 gene encoding uncharacterized protein yields MRNLELQVGQLASAQNTRPVGTLPSDTEANPKASVNAVSLRNRRQLEEVQSKKRKQVIFNERSITIELESEKSKEFEKPAEEAVAKQPPLLIARPPPSFPQRLKKVKDNAAYKRFLDILKQVQINIPLVDILQEVTKYAKYIKDIVANKRRLTEFKTVALTEECSSRIQSKLPQKWKDPSSFTIQISIGVIEDVLVQVGSFIFPADFIILDYEHDQEVPFILGRPFLATGRAIIDVFEEKMTMRVGDQVEVFNIYKALRLPAHYEEMSMIYVVESDATSLVPYTSPIDPLERALIGDEKDSEDEMMGEIEQVLDMSYSYVHGFGKFEELDMLVSLTPPKPSIEETPKLELKPLPAHLRYAYLGNSETLPVIISSSLTNTQEEKLLKVLRKHKKAIGWTIADIKGISPSFCMHKIFLEDGHRPSIEYQRRLNTIMKEVVKKEVIKLLDACIIFPISESNWVSPVQCVPKKGG; encoded by the exons ATGAGAAATCTGGAGCTCCAAGTGGGACAACTGGCCAGTGCCCAAAATACTAGACCAGTTGGAACTCTTCCAAGTGACACTGAAGCTAATCCTAAGGCATCCGTTAATGCCGTGTCATTGAGAAATAGGAGACAATTAGAAGAAGTCCAGTCAAAAAAGAGAAAACAAGTGATTTTTAATGAGAGGTCAATCACTATAGAGTTAGAATCAGAAAAATCAAAGGAATTTGAGAAGCCAGCTGAAGAGGCGGTGGCTAAGCAACCTCCACTGTTGATTGCAAGGCCACCACCTTCGTTCCCTCAAAGATTGAAGAAGGTGAAGGATAATGCCGCGTATAAAAGgtttcttgatattttgaagcAAGTGCAAATTAATATTCCTTTGGTAGACATCTTGCAAGAAGTGACCAAATATGCAAAATACATCAAGGACATAGTGGCAAATAAAAGGAGGTTGACCGAGTTCAAGACTGTGGCTCTCACTGAGGAATGTAGCTCAAGAATTCAAAGCAAGCTACCTCAGAAATGGAAGGATCCCAgtagtttcactatccaaatCTCGATTG gagtgattgaagatgtgttagttcaagtGGGTTCTTTCATATTCCCTGCTGATTTCATTATCTTGGACTACGAGCATGATCAAGAAGTCCCATTTATTTTGGGGCGTCCATTTTTAGCCACGGGCCGAGCTATTATTGATGTTTTCGAAGAAAAGATGACGATGAGAGTAGGCGACCAAGTGGAGGTATTCAATATATATAAAGCACTCAGATTGCCAGCCCACTATGAAGAGATGTCCATGATTTATGTGGTGGAAAGTGATGCTACATCATTAGTGCCTTATACGAGTCCTATAGATCCTCTTGAACGAGCTTTGATTGGGGATGAAAAAGACAGTGAAGATGAAATGATGGGAGAAATTGAGCAAGTACTTGATATGTCCTACAGTTATGTCCATGGGTTTggaaaatttgaggagttggacaTGCTTGTTTCCCTGACCCCGCCTAAGCCATCTATTGAAGAAACTCCAAAGCTAGAACTTAAGCCCCTACCAGCGCATCTACGCTATGCTTATTTGGGGAACTCTGAGACATTGCCCGTGATTATCTCATCCAGCTTGACTAACACACAAGAAGAAAAATTGCTCAAAGTCCTTCGCAAACATaaaaaggctattgggtggacaattGCTGACATCAAGGGAATCAGTCcatcattttgcatgcataaaatcttcTTGGAAGATGGACACCGCCCTAGTATTGAGTATCAAAGGAGGTTAAATACCATTATGAAAGAGGTCGTGAAGAAGGAAGTAATCAAGTTGCTCGATGCATGTATCATCTTTCCTATTTCTGAAAGCAATTGGGTAAGCCCAGTTCAATGTGTGCCCAAAAAGGGGGGATGA